One window of the Roseofilum casamattae BLCC-M143 genome contains the following:
- a CDS encoding dihydropteroate synthase — protein sequence MLRIEDIYELHQTYQDALDAKVEEFTLGNKEFKFNSEPAILGVLNLSTDSWYRESVCTSPEQAIRRGLVLNAQGADLIDIGAESTLAHAQRVEEVSQNSQILPVLKELNEGGVLTSIETYYPAVVRECLKAGANVINLTGTAGTEEIYRIISEFDAGVIICYVQGKNVREVGDFDFGDDPTSLMYEYFAREIETATKAGVRKIFVDAGLGFYYKNLQDSSQRINYQMKTFLKTFRFRTLGFPVCHALPHAFECFGEEVRSAEPFFAVLAALGKTDLFRTHEVPRTKAVLDTLNLFN from the coding sequence ATGCTAAGAATTGAAGATATTTACGAACTCCATCAAACCTATCAAGATGCTCTGGATGCCAAAGTCGAAGAATTTACACTGGGGAACAAAGAGTTCAAATTCAACTCCGAACCAGCTATTTTGGGCGTACTCAATCTCTCCACTGATTCTTGGTATCGTGAAAGCGTCTGTACGAGTCCGGAACAAGCCATTCGTCGCGGACTCGTACTCAATGCTCAGGGAGCAGATTTAATCGATATTGGTGCAGAATCGACATTAGCTCATGCTCAACGAGTGGAAGAGGTAAGCCAAAATAGTCAGATTTTGCCCGTTCTCAAAGAATTGAATGAAGGTGGAGTGCTCACATCTATCGAAACCTATTACCCCGCTGTCGTTCGCGAATGTTTGAAAGCAGGAGCTAATGTTATTAATCTAACTGGAACGGCAGGAACTGAAGAAATTTATCGCATTATTTCCGAGTTTGATGCTGGAGTCATTATCTGTTACGTGCAAGGCAAAAATGTTCGTGAAGTCGGGGATTTTGACTTTGGAGACGATCCGACTAGCTTAATGTACGAGTATTTTGCTCGGGAAATCGAAACTGCGACGAAAGCCGGAGTTCGCAAGATTTTTGTCGATGCCGGTTTGGGCTTTTATTACAAAAATTTGCAAGATAGCTCCCAACGAATTAACTACCAAATGAAGACCTTTTTAAAAACATTCCGATTCCGCACATTAGGTTTCCCAGTTTGCCACGCTCTTCCTCATGCATTTGAATGTTTTGGCGAAGAAGTTCGTAGTGCCGAACCATTTTTTGCGGTATTGGCTGCTTTAGGAAAAACTGATTTGTTTCGGACTCACGAAGTCCCTCGAACTAAAGCTGTTTTGGATACATTAAATTTGTTTAATTAA
- the atpA gene encoding F0F1 ATP synthase subunit alpha: MVAIRPDEISSIIQQQIEQYDQDVKVSDVGTVLQVGDGIARIYGLDNAMASELVEFEEGTIGIILNLEEDNVGAVLMGDGTGIQEGSSVKSTGRIAQIPVGDAMVGRVVGPLGQPIDGKGEINTSETRLIESPAPGIIARQSVCEPMQTGITAIDAMIPVGRGQRELIIGDRQTGKTTVAIDTIINQKSEDVICVYVAVGQKASTVAQVVATLEEKGAMDYTVVVAANASDPATLQYIAPYTGASIAEYFMYQGKHTLVVYDDLSKQAQAYRQMSLLLRRPPGREAYPGDVFYLHSRLLERAAKLNNELGGGSMTALPIIETQAGDVSAYIPTNVISITDGQIFLSADLFNSGLRPAINAGISVSRVGSAAQTKAMKKVAGKLKLELAQYDDLRAFAQFASDLDKATQDQLARGQRLQELLKQPQNSPLSVPEQVASVYAGLNGYLDDIPVEKITAFAQGLRDYLKTSKPKYIELIQTEKKLTDESEGLLKEAITEYKQTFLVSA; the protein is encoded by the coding sequence ATGGTAGCTATCAGACCCGACGAAATTAGCAGTATTATCCAACAGCAAATCGAACAGTACGACCAAGACGTGAAAGTCTCCGACGTCGGTACAGTTCTGCAAGTGGGTGACGGTATTGCTCGCATCTATGGCCTCGACAACGCCATGGCTTCCGAGCTGGTTGAATTTGAAGAAGGAACCATCGGCATTATCCTCAACCTGGAAGAGGATAACGTAGGGGCCGTATTGATGGGAGATGGAACTGGCATCCAGGAAGGTAGCTCCGTCAAATCCACCGGTCGAATTGCACAAATCCCCGTCGGAGACGCAATGGTCGGTCGGGTTGTCGGTCCTCTGGGCCAGCCGATCGACGGTAAAGGCGAAATCAACACGAGCGAAACTCGCCTGATTGAATCTCCAGCACCCGGTATTATTGCTCGTCAATCCGTATGCGAACCCATGCAAACCGGGATCACTGCGATCGATGCGATGATTCCCGTAGGTCGCGGCCAGCGGGAGTTAATCATTGGCGACCGGCAAACTGGAAAAACGACGGTAGCGATCGACACAATTATTAACCAGAAATCGGAAGATGTAATTTGTGTCTACGTGGCAGTCGGTCAGAAAGCTTCTACAGTTGCGCAAGTGGTTGCTACCTTGGAAGAAAAAGGTGCAATGGACTACACTGTAGTTGTGGCAGCGAATGCGAGCGACCCGGCGACCCTACAATACATTGCTCCTTACACCGGTGCGAGTATTGCTGAATACTTCATGTACCAAGGTAAGCACACCCTGGTTGTCTACGATGACTTGAGTAAGCAAGCTCAAGCCTATCGGCAAATGTCCTTGCTTCTACGTCGTCCTCCCGGACGGGAAGCCTATCCTGGAGATGTTTTCTATCTCCACTCCCGCTTGTTAGAGCGTGCGGCGAAACTGAACAACGAGCTTGGTGGCGGTAGCATGACGGCACTGCCAATTATTGAAACCCAAGCTGGAGATGTTTCTGCTTACATTCCGACAAATGTAATTTCGATTACTGACGGTCAGATCTTCTTGTCTGCTGACTTGTTCAACTCCGGTTTGCGTCCGGCAATTAACGCGGGTATTTCGGTATCCCGTGTAGGTTCGGCAGCACAAACGAAAGCGATGAAAAAAGTAGCCGGTAAGTTGAAGCTAGAGTTGGCTCAATACGACGACCTGCGCGCATTTGCTCAGTTTGCGTCCGATTTGGATAAAGCGACTCAAGACCAGCTGGCACGGGGACAGCGCTTGCAAGAGTTGCTAAAACAACCGCAAAACTCGCCCTTGAGCGTTCCGGAACAAGTGGCTAGCGTTTATGCCGGATTGAATGGATATCTCGATGATATTCCAGTGGAAAAAATCACAGCCTTTGCTCAGGGACTGCGGGATTACTTGAAAACCAGCAAACCTAAGTATATTGAACTGATTCAAACGGAGAAGAAACTGACCGATGAATCAGAAGGTTTGTTGAAAGAAGCGATTACCGAGTACAAGCAAACCTTCTTAGTTTCTGCATAA
- the tmpR gene encoding bifunctional dihydropteridine reductase/dihydrofolate reductase TmpR gives MLKKALVTGSARGIGRAIAIDLASKGFDIAFHYNRSEKAAREACAEAQTHGVKAIALQADLTDSDRAASLVAEAVERLGGLSVLVNNVGNYSERENLTSQVSIPEWHEMLDSNLNATFYVTRSALPHLRNAGSGRIVNFACTSAQNLIAREINTPYIIAKTGIIIYTKSLAKELISENITANIIAPGIVENSFDVEEISPTLPLKRPATLQEILRSVWFFINPDAEYITGQILEVSGGWFL, from the coding sequence ATGCTGAAAAAAGCACTAGTAACGGGATCGGCACGGGGGATCGGACGAGCGATCGCGATCGATTTGGCCAGTAAAGGATTTGATATTGCATTTCACTATAACCGCAGCGAAAAAGCCGCCCGAGAAGCTTGCGCAGAAGCCCAAACCCATGGAGTGAAGGCCATCGCTCTCCAAGCCGATCTAACCGACAGCGATCGGGCAGCATCTCTGGTTGCAGAAGCCGTAGAGCGCTTGGGTGGTTTATCCGTTTTGGTGAATAATGTGGGCAACTATTCCGAGCGCGAAAACCTCACCAGCCAAGTCTCGATTCCAGAGTGGCACGAAATGCTCGATTCTAATCTCAATGCCACATTTTATGTCACCCGATCTGCCCTTCCTCATCTGCGAAATGCCGGCAGCGGACGCATCGTTAATTTTGCCTGTACCAGCGCCCAAAACTTAATCGCTCGTGAAATAAACACGCCCTATATTATTGCTAAAACAGGAATTATTATTTATACTAAATCATTAGCAAAAGAACTCATTTCAGAGAATATTACGGCGAATATAATTGCCCCTGGGATTGTCGAAAATTCCTTTGATGTGGAAGAAATTTCGCCCACCTTACCGCTGAAACGTCCGGCAACACTCCAAGAGATTTTGCGATCGGTATGGTTTTTCATCAATCCCGATGCTGAATACATCACCGGTCAGATTTTAGAGGTTTCAGGAGGTTGGTTTTTGTGA
- the atpH gene encoding ATP synthase F1 subunit delta: MKNSSVVGSIVEPYAQALMAIAKQNDLADRFGDDTRLLLELWNSSDELRSFLGNPLIQAEAKKGVLRQLAQDQTDSYIQRFLFLLVDRGRIQFLDGVCKSYLALLRQMKQIVLAEVTSAVELTDSERSAIVDRTKAMTGANSVELQTQIDPDLIGGVVIKVGSQVIDASLRGQLRRIGLALSNAS; the protein is encoded by the coding sequence ATGAAAAATAGTTCAGTCGTCGGTTCCATCGTCGAACCCTATGCTCAAGCCCTAATGGCGATCGCCAAGCAAAACGATCTGGCCGACCGCTTCGGCGATGATACTCGTCTGCTGCTCGAACTTTGGAATAGTAGCGATGAGTTGCGATCGTTTTTAGGCAATCCTCTAATTCAAGCCGAGGCAAAAAAAGGAGTCCTCAGACAGCTCGCTCAAGACCAAACAGATAGTTATATCCAACGATTTCTCTTCCTGTTAGTCGATCGCGGACGGATTCAATTCCTCGACGGCGTATGCAAAAGCTACTTAGCTCTGCTGCGCCAAATGAAACAAATTGTCTTGGCCGAAGTTACCTCGGCAGTTGAGTTAACCGACTCCGAGCGGTCTGCGATCGTTGACCGTACCAAAGCTATGACTGGTGCTAACAGCGTAGAACTACAGACCCAAATCGATCCCGACCTGATTGGTGGCGTGGTCATCAAAGTCGGATCGCAGGTCATCGATGCCAGTCTGCGGGGACAACTACGACGGATTGGCCTGGCGTTGAGCAACGCCTCCTAA
- the folK gene encoding 2-amino-4-hydroxy-6-hydroxymethyldihydropteridine diphosphokinase — MMTSDDLETSKLTMSAIALGSNIGDSRAILDSALNVLNETPGITVCSYSSYYSTDPIGPAQPDILNACAILEVELTPQALLETLLDIEQQFGRVRHERWGPRSLDLDLLLFEDLILDMPNLQVPHPRMTERGFVLVPLAEIAPDWIEPVSGEAIATLLQKVDCSGVRSLNLQSKM, encoded by the coding sequence ATGATGACATCTGATGATTTGGAAACTAGCAAACTGACAATGAGCGCGATCGCCTTAGGAAGTAATATCGGTGACTCCCGCGCGATTCTCGATAGTGCCCTCAACGTCCTAAACGAAACACCAGGAATTACCGTCTGCAGTTACTCCAGTTATTACAGTACTGACCCCATAGGGCCGGCGCAACCAGATATCCTCAATGCTTGCGCCATCTTGGAAGTAGAGCTAACTCCTCAAGCCTTACTCGAAACTTTATTGGACATCGAACAGCAGTTTGGTCGCGTCCGCCACGAACGTTGGGGACCTCGCAGCCTCGATCTCGATCTGCTCTTGTTTGAAGATTTAATTCTAGACATGCCCAACTTGCAAGTGCCGCACCCGCGCATGACGGAAAGAGGCTTTGTCCTAGTCCCGTTGGCGGAAATTGCTCCCGACTGGATCGAGCCAGTTTCGGGAGAGGCGATCGCAACCCTCTTGCAAAAAGTAGATTGCTCTGGAGTCAGAAGTTTGAATCTTCAGTCCAAGATGTAG
- a CDS encoding L-histidine N(alpha)-methyltransferase — MSSTLATVYIHPSQFPDRVYQNYLDGFLGREIDNRFHYDSVKQSQKWLKIHATYSPVITNDDCIQVYDRCFAKTAEQLEGDRKIQLIALGCGGGEKDARLLANLLDREKEISCYPVDVSLSLALISARAMEKASSTASVQPIVCNLLAAEDLVEIIESQGSGHRKVITFFGMIPNFYPDRILPILSHFVKAGDLLLFSANLSPGNDYLQGIQQILYQYDNELTKDWLMTVLTDAGVEGDRGHLSVEIEPDENQPEISRITFYFEVEREISLKLDDRLVTWNPGSRVRLFSSYRYTTQKLQKQLARYGLKVLQSWEDKTQQEGVYLCCKEAQ, encoded by the coding sequence ATGTCGAGCACTTTGGCAACCGTTTACATTCATCCCAGTCAGTTTCCCGATCGCGTCTATCAAAATTATTTAGATGGATTTTTGGGACGAGAAATTGATAATAGATTTCATTACGATAGCGTTAAGCAAAGTCAAAAGTGGTTGAAAATTCACGCGACCTATTCCCCAGTTATTACCAATGATGATTGCATCCAGGTTTACGATCGCTGTTTTGCTAAAACAGCCGAGCAGTTGGAGGGCGATCGCAAAATTCAACTGATTGCTTTAGGATGCGGAGGTGGAGAAAAAGATGCTCGTCTTTTAGCGAACTTGTTAGATCGAGAAAAAGAGATTTCTTGCTATCCAGTAGATGTTAGCTTATCCTTAGCCTTAATTTCGGCACGAGCGATGGAAAAAGCAAGTTCAACAGCCTCAGTGCAACCCATTGTTTGTAACTTACTGGCGGCTGAAGACCTCGTCGAAATTATTGAATCTCAAGGAAGCGGACATCGCAAAGTCATTACATTCTTTGGCATGATTCCCAATTTCTACCCCGATCGCATTTTGCCCATCTTGAGCCATTTTGTCAAAGCCGGAGATTTATTGCTCTTTAGTGCCAACTTATCCCCCGGAAACGATTACTTGCAAGGCATTCAGCAAATTTTATATCAATATGACAACGAATTGACGAAAGATTGGTTGATGACTGTGTTAACGGATGCGGGAGTCGAAGGCGATCGCGGACATCTTTCAGTCGAGATCGAACCGGACGAAAACCAACCCGAAATCTCGAGAATTACCTTTTATTTTGAAGTCGAACGAGAAATTAGCTTGAAATTAGACGATCGCCTAGTGACCTGGAACCCAGGAAGTCGAGTGCGATTATTTTCTTCCTATCGCTATACAACGCAAAAATTGCAAAAACAGCTCGCTCGTTACGGTCTCAAGGTACTACAATCTTGGGAAGATAAAACTCAACAAGAAGGAGTTTATCTATGTTGTAAAGAGGCGCAATAA
- a CDS encoding F0F1 ATP synthase subunit B': MIDGTILLAVEEGGGLFDLDATLPVMAIQFLILAAVLNQIFYKPLGNAIDERSNYILSNTSEARERLAKAEQLAVQYEEELASARKASQSVIAQAQDEASQTAAGKIAQAQQAAQAKREQAQQEIDRQKQDALAALEGQVDNLSRQILDKLLRA, encoded by the coding sequence ATGATCGATGGGACCATACTTCTTGCAGTAGAAGAAGGGGGAGGTCTATTTGACCTGGATGCCACTCTACCGGTAATGGCCATCCAATTCCTGATTCTAGCTGCCGTACTCAATCAAATTTTCTATAAACCTTTGGGCAACGCTATAGACGAGCGGAGTAACTATATCCTCTCCAATACCAGCGAAGCCCGCGAACGCTTGGCCAAAGCCGAACAGCTGGCCGTGCAATATGAAGAAGAGCTTGCTTCAGCTCGCAAAGCTTCTCAGAGCGTAATTGCTCAAGCTCAAGATGAAGCGAGCCAAACAGCCGCTGGGAAAATAGCCCAAGCCCAGCAAGCCGCTCAAGCTAAACGAGAGCAAGCCCAGCAAGAGATCGACCGGCAAAAGCAGGATGCTCTAGCCGCTTTAGAGGGTCAGGTGGATAATCTCAGCCGCCAGATTTTAGACAAACTCCTTAGAGCATAG
- a CDS encoding F0F1 ATP synthase subunit gamma: protein MANLKAIRDRIKSVKNTRKITEAMRLVAAAKVRRAQEQVLATRPFADRLAEVLYRLQGRLKFEDVDLELVKTREVKTVGLIVFSGDRGLCGAYNGNVIRRAELRAQELAKDGLKCEFVLLGRKAVQYFQRRQVTVESTYTDLGQIPSAEEADAIVDNILGWFLSGKVDRVELVYTKFVSLISSKPVIQTLLPLTRQGLEVADDEVFRLTSVDGHFQVTRDKVDVTPDGGFPRDTIFEQDPVQILEALLPLFIKNQFLRSLQESAASELAARMTAMSSASDNASQMINTLTLSYNKARQAAITQEILEVVGGAEALG, encoded by the coding sequence ATGGCAAATCTGAAAGCGATCCGCGATCGCATTAAATCGGTTAAAAATACTCGTAAAATTACGGAAGCGATGCGCTTGGTGGCGGCGGCGAAAGTACGTCGCGCTCAAGAGCAAGTGTTGGCAACTCGTCCGTTTGCCGACCGTTTGGCAGAGGTTCTCTATCGCCTGCAAGGTCGTCTCAAGTTTGAAGATGTCGATCTCGAATTGGTGAAAACCCGCGAAGTAAAAACAGTAGGACTGATTGTCTTCTCTGGCGATCGCGGTTTATGCGGCGCATACAATGGTAACGTGATTCGTCGCGCCGAACTGCGGGCGCAAGAACTGGCAAAAGACGGCCTCAAATGCGAGTTTGTCCTCTTGGGACGGAAAGCCGTTCAGTATTTCCAGCGTCGGCAAGTGACAGTGGAAAGCACGTATACCGACCTCGGCCAAATTCCGAGTGCGGAAGAAGCCGATGCGATCGTTGATAATATCTTGGGTTGGTTCCTCTCCGGTAAAGTGGATCGAGTCGAGTTGGTTTACACCAAGTTCGTCTCGTTAATCAGCTCGAAGCCGGTGATTCAAACCCTGCTGCCTTTAACTCGTCAAGGGTTAGAAGTGGCTGATGATGAAGTCTTCCGCCTGACGAGCGTTGACGGTCATTTCCAGGTTACTCGCGACAAAGTTGATGTAACTCCCGACGGTGGATTTCCTCGCGATACGATCTTCGAGCAAGATCCCGTGCAAATTCTGGAAGCTCTGCTGCCTCTGTTTATTAAGAACCAGTTCTTGCGATCGCTGCAAGAGTCGGCCGCGAGCGAACTGGCAGCTCGGATGACGGCGATGAGCAGTGCTTCGGATAATGCCAGCCAAATGATTAATACTCTGACGTTGTCTTATAACAAGGCGCGCCAAGCTGCGATTACTCAAGAAATTCTAGAAGTGGTTGGTGGAGCAGAAGCTCTAGGTTAG
- a CDS encoding F0F1 ATP synthase subunit B → MGNLWLLATEATERGFGLNFDVLETNLINLGIVIGVLVYFGRNLVGDTLKARRAEIETAIADAEERQRKASAALSEQQQNLAQAQAQAEKIRQQASERAETVKADILAQADLDIERMQEGAAQDLEAEQERVMNELRRRVVALAMDRVNGQIGNELNDDLHHQLIERSIARVGGN, encoded by the coding sequence ATGGGTAACTTGTGGTTGCTGGCAACAGAAGCAACAGAACGCGGGTTTGGTCTCAACTTTGACGTGCTCGAGACCAACCTAATTAACCTCGGTATAGTGATTGGAGTGCTGGTCTACTTTGGTCGGAATCTTGTTGGAGATACTCTCAAGGCGCGGCGCGCGGAAATTGAAACGGCGATCGCTGACGCAGAAGAGCGCCAGCGTAAAGCGTCTGCTGCCCTGAGCGAACAACAGCAAAATCTGGCCCAAGCCCAAGCCCAAGCCGAGAAAATTCGTCAACAAGCCAGCGAGCGAGCTGAAACTGTTAAAGCTGACATTCTCGCCCAAGCCGACCTCGATATTGAGCGGATGCAAGAAGGTGCTGCTCAAGACCTCGAGGCCGAGCAAGAGCGAGTCATGAACGAGCTAAGACGGCGCGTAGTCGCCCTGGCCATGGACCGAGTAAACGGGCAAATTGGCAACGAATTAAATGACGATCTGCACCATCAACTGATCGAGCGCAGTATTGCACGGGTAGGAGGAAACTGA
- the atpE gene encoding ATP synthase F0 subunit C: protein MDSLIAAASVVAAALAVGLAAIGPGIGQGNAAGQAVAGIARQPEAEGKIRGTLLLTFAFMEALTIYGLVISLIILFANPFT from the coding sequence ATGGATTCATTAATTGCTGCTGCTTCCGTTGTTGCTGCTGCTTTAGCTGTTGGTTTAGCAGCTATCGGTCCGGGAATTGGACAAGGAAACGCTGCCGGTCAAGCTGTAGCAGGAATTGCTCGTCAGCCCGAAGCAGAAGGTAAAATCCGAGGTACTCTACTTTTAACTTTTGCATTCATGGAAGCGCTGACGATCTACGGTCTCGTCATTTCTCTGATCATATTGTTTGCTAACCCCTTCACCTAA
- a CDS encoding NAD(P)/FAD-dependent oxidoreductase, whose product MNATIVILGGGPAGLSCALWLKHLGFSPIIVEKQTRLGGLQRLSFFYNSWYLGLMGKTGIEIADQLEQHITLEDIPTICGDRLQTIIQHGDRFQIFTDTQEIIAHSLVIATGQRVKGYDAIADVEGSRQLLSSENVCFDPGKTPLLSSQIDGGVVAVIGGGDNGMGTVRYLENAAQHIHLLVRSELRGFAVNKQKMLEMETEKQLKIHQPVTLRKFEKRGDRIQIVFQDENSRDAELLCDYLCFRLGFTPNVEDIVRQLEAGGIGSLKLLPSGYIATDGFGRTSIENIYVAGDVANPRDPCVATAVAQGTMAARSFEEDLQHRS is encoded by the coding sequence ATGAACGCAACAATTGTTATTCTTGGAGGTGGACCTGCGGGTCTATCATGTGCTCTCTGGTTAAAACACCTGGGTTTTTCGCCAATAATCGTTGAAAAACAAACCCGACTGGGAGGTTTGCAGCGACTGAGTTTCTTTTATAACTCCTGGTATTTGGGATTGATGGGGAAAACCGGAATAGAAATCGCCGACCAGTTAGAACAACATATTACCCTCGAAGATATTCCCACGATTTGTGGCGATCGCCTCCAGACAATTATCCAGCACGGCGATCGCTTCCAAATTTTCACCGATACTCAAGAAATTATCGCCCATAGCCTCGTTATTGCCACGGGTCAGCGAGTTAAAGGATATGATGCGATCGCAGATGTTGAAGGAAGTCGCCAACTTTTATCTTCAGAAAACGTCTGCTTCGATCCGGGTAAAACACCTTTACTGAGTTCTCAGATCGATGGCGGCGTTGTTGCTGTTATCGGAGGTGGAGATAATGGCATGGGAACGGTGAGATATTTAGAAAATGCAGCACAACACATCCATCTCCTCGTTCGTTCGGAGCTGCGAGGTTTTGCCGTCAATAAACAAAAGATGTTAGAGATGGAAACAGAAAAACAACTCAAGATACACCAACCTGTTACCCTACGGAAATTCGAGAAACGCGGCGATCGAATTCAGATCGTTTTCCAAGATGAAAATAGTCGGGACGCAGAACTTCTCTGCGACTACTTGTGTTTTCGGTTGGGTTTTACCCCCAATGTTGAAGACATCGTTCGACAGTTGGAAGCTGGGGGAATTGGTTCGCTCAAATTACTTCCCAGCGGATATATTGCAACGGATGGATTTGGCCGGACATCAATTGAAAATATCTACGTCGCTGGAGATGTGGCAAATCCTAGAGATCCCTGCGTTGCGACTGCAGTTGCTCAAGGTACAATGGCAGCGCGCAGTTTCGAGGAAGATTTGCAACATCGTAGTTAG
- a CDS encoding PEP-CTERM sorting domain-containing protein (PEP-CTERM proteins occur, often in large numbers, in the proteomes of bacteria that also encode an exosortase, a predicted intramembrane cysteine proteinase. The presence of a PEP-CTERM domain at a protein's C-terminus predicts cleavage within the sorting domain, followed by covalent anchoring to some some component of the (usually Gram-negative) cell surface. Many PEP-CTERM proteins exhibit an unusual sequence composition that includes large numbers of potential glycosylation sites. Expression of one such protein has been shown restore the ability of a bacterium to form floc, a type of biofilm.): MNHFKTTALILSGGCLSLCLAASPAQSLQLHFQSPDGLTRANIDVGSVPGYYHGVEIDFHQDQTKDPIESFLKGESYRVHYHNGTLDPYLRDLLRNNPVKECDFQKCLFPLGYMPGSLYSNSALGFVANQYSNQWHFHNLMGAPWRTNPSAPYPAFSRGLFDLKLNCGYDLSSCVGSSGTMRLYTTSSHSLLYEGQMRLTGFTSPTPPPPPPPPPAPIPQPDPTTVPEPSVILGLLLLGSLGVLKSQRN; the protein is encoded by the coding sequence ATGAATCACTTCAAAACAACAGCTTTAATCTTGAGCGGTGGGTGTTTGAGCTTGTGTCTGGCAGCCTCTCCAGCTCAGTCCCTGCAATTACATTTCCAATCTCCGGATGGTCTGACCCGTGCGAATATTGATGTTGGAAGCGTTCCGGGATATTATCACGGTGTAGAGATCGATTTTCATCAAGACCAGACTAAAGACCCGATCGAGTCTTTTTTGAAAGGTGAGAGTTATCGGGTTCACTATCATAATGGTACTCTCGATCCCTATCTCCGCGATCTATTGCGCAATAACCCCGTCAAGGAATGTGACTTCCAAAAATGCCTATTTCCGCTAGGCTATATGCCTGGCAGTCTCTATTCAAATTCTGCTCTGGGTTTTGTTGCCAATCAATATAGCAATCAATGGCACTTTCATAACCTTATGGGTGCTCCTTGGAGGACTAATCCGTCAGCTCCGTATCCCGCATTTTCTAGAGGATTATTCGATCTAAAACTCAATTGTGGATATGACTTGTCCTCCTGTGTCGGCTCGTCTGGGACAATGAGATTGTATACGACCAGCAGTCATTCTCTGTTGTATGAGGGGCAGATGCGGTTAACCGGATTTACTTCTCCAACCCCTCCACCTCCACCACCACCTCCTCCTGCTCCAATTCCCCAACCGGATCCAACAACTGTTCCAGAACCTTCTGTGATATTGGGATTACTATTATTGGGCAGTTTAGGCGTGCTCAAAAGTCAGAGAAATTAA
- a CDS encoding transposase encodes GQPRREDYHYGRHGTQAIFMFIDPNRGWRRVSNRQQRTKKDWAEEIEQLLEVDYPDARKIKLVSDNLNTHNISSLYAKFPAQKARRLARRLEMYHTPRNGSWLNMAETELSVLSKQCLDRRIATAEILKVELAHWQEERNRERVKIQWQFTTEDARIKLNHLYPRF; translated from the coding sequence CGGGACAACCGCGACGAGAAGATTATCATTATGGACGACATGGAACCCAAGCGATATTTATGTTTATTGACCCGAATCGTGGCTGGAGAAGAGTGAGTAATCGCCAGCAAAGAACGAAGAAAGATTGGGCAGAAGAAATTGAGCAATTATTGGAGGTAGATTATCCTGATGCTCGGAAAATCAAGCTAGTGAGTGACAATCTGAACACTCATAATATTTCTTCTTTATATGCCAAATTTCCGGCTCAGAAAGCTCGACGTTTAGCAAGAAGATTGGAAATGTATCATACTCCTCGCAATGGAAGTTGGCTAAATATGGCGGAAACTGAATTGAGCGTGTTGTCCAAACAATGTCTAGATCGGCGCATCGCTACTGCCGAAATATTGAAAGTAGAATTAGCGCACTGGCAAGAAGAAAGAAATCGGGAAAGAGTGAAAATTCAATGGCAATTCACGACGGAAGATGCTCGGATTAAACTGAACCATCTTTACCCACGATTTTAA